From the genome of Longispora fulva:
CCCGGTTGGGTTGCCCGCGCCGCTCGTAGGATCCGGTGCGCCGCAGCTGCGGGCTGACCGCGAGCGGCGGTGCCTGCGCCCACGGGGTGGCGGCGGCGACGCGCTGCTCGGCCCACTCGTCGAGCGTCTGCGCGGTGACCGTCAGGTGCCGGGACGGTCCGAGCCCGAACGCGGCCCGCCACAGTTGATGCGTCGCCGCCTCGTCCGGTGCCTGGGCGAACCATCGGGCCAGTGCCCGAAAGTCAGCCGACCTGTCCGACCGGCCCGACCGCCGCTCGTTGATCACGGCGACCGCGCCCAGCAGCTGGGTGATGGCCCCGATCGCCGCCGACCGCAGCAACCTGGCCTGTGACGGACGTCGGGAATCGGCGCTGATGAACCACGAACGCAGCCCCGCCCACCGGTTCCGCCAGTGCCGCATCGCCTCCGCCACGGCCGCATCCGCCTCATCGTCGATGCCGTCGGGCACCGCGTCTGCCGCCTCCCTGCGGGCCGCGACCTCCAGCAGCGGCTCGACCCCGGCAGCCTCGATCCGCAGGGCCAGGTCCGCGATCTCCGCGCCGGAATTGGCGAGGTCGGCGATGAACCGCTCGATGTAGGAGATGAGCCTTTCCTTGTACGCCAGGAAGGCGTCCACATCATTGTCGGCGAAGTCGATCGTGCGCCGCAGCGACGCCATGAACGCCTGGGCGTTGTCCGCCAGCCCGGAGAACCGCTCGGCCACGCTGATCAACAACAGGTGGGTCTTGGCCGCGTCGAGCTCCGCACCATTTCCGGTGAGGGCGAGCAGCGCGCGCAGTTGGGTCGCGATGTCGGCCAATGCCACCGACTGCAGGACGCCGCGCCGGCCGATCGCGTCCTCGTACACCGCGATCGCCTGCTCCGCGGCCTGACCAGCCGGGGTTAGCTGGTAGAGATAGCGGGCCCGGTGGAAGTCCTCGACGGAGGTGACCCTGCCGGTGTCCGGATCGGCTCGCAGGTTGCCCCAGTGTTCCAACCTGCCGAGCGCCTCGACGACCGCATCCAGGTCATGGGTGAGGTCGAGGGCAATGTCCTCCGGGCGCAGGTGGACGGTGAAACGCTCCTTGGCCCGCATGAAAGCCAGCATCACCTTGCGGTAAAGCGCGGCGTTGGGGGCTTGGAGATGGGCGAATGGGTGCTGGGCGGGAGGGGTCTCTTCGGCCATGCCTCTTTCTCCCGACAGTCGTGCCGGCAGGGGTACTCCATCGGTCACGCTACGTTAACACGTCATCGATGGGTCACCATGTCCCGTTTTCTCACCGGATGAGAATCCACAGATCTGCCACCCGAGTCATGACAGCTCAGCCAGTCGCGCCTTTCGGCCGTGAACGTCTCAAGTTACTCGACGTTGGTCGCCGCAATCGCGGCGTCCGCCATGAACAACGCCTCAGCCACGAGGCTGCTGCGCGAGTTCGGGCACCGCGACCTTCGTCGGATCGCACTCAGTCTTGTGATGGGCACTGTCAGCGGCCAGCTCGTTTCCCCACAGGCTGCCAGTTAGCGGGGAGTCATCTGGCCGGATGGTTACGAACCGTTGCCGCTGGCCGTGCTGGCAGACTATGGGGATGATCGGTTGGCTGCGCGGGGAGGATGCCACGGCCCGTCCGCCGCTCGTTGGACTCGAGACGCTCGATTGGGCGCGGATGCAGGCTAGCGACGGTCACGACGCCGGCGATATCCCGGAGTTGCTCCGGCGACTCGCCTCGGCCCATGAGGGCAAGCCACACCGCTGGGCCGATGCGCTATTGGACGTTGTCCTTCACGGCCATTCCGGCATGTACCTAGAGCCAGCCGAGCATGTCCTGCCGTTCCTGATCGCTTTATGTGGTTCCGAGCGCGTGGACGTGGCCGAAGCTGCGGTTGAGGTGTTGTTGGAGATCGCCGACACCAGAGCATTCCACTCCCCATCGCGCCGACCGAACAGCCCCGAGCTCGACGAGTTCGAGGCCCGAGTCCAAGCCGTCCTCCACGCCGGCGTACCCACTTTTCAACTGCTGCGATCGACATGGCCCTCGCTTCAAGCAACCGCGCAGGAACTGCTCGACATCCTCGAACCTCGCGATCAATAGCCCACCCAGTCAGACGAACGAACCGTGACAGCCTCGCGGCGATCGTCACGGGCGACCATCTTAAGAACGACTACATACCCTGACATCGCGACTGGCCGTACCCGGGGCAATCCAACTGGCCACGGACAGGGCATCGAGCCCACGTCGACGACGGATACGTGCGGCGGTCAACTCCGGCTCACGACTGCGGCGAGCCGGTCGCTGATCGGGGTGATCGACGGAAGCGGCGGCTGCTGGTAGAACCATGCTTTGCGATCCCGCATGACCTGCTCGCCGTCCCGCTGCCAGTCGAAGCCGGGCCGGCGCAGCAGTCTCCTGAACACCTCACTGGCCCGGCTGTGATCGCGGTCGGCGAGGCGGTGAAACGGCAGCGGCGAGACAGACTCGTCATCGAGGTAGTCCAGCACCCGTTCCCGGTAGATTCGGCGGCGCAGCAGAGCGGGGTCAGCGAAGGCGGCCTCGATCAGCCCGAAGTCGGCGTAGAAGTTCAGCCCCTCGACCTCGTCGTAGATCACCGCCACGGTCTCGGAGTCCATCAGACCGGCGGTGTAGTCGACCGGCGCCGGGGGCTTGACTGATGGTCGGGGTGGGGTGCCTTGCGCAGCCAGGGCCGCCAGGATCTCGCGCTCGCTGAACTCCTCGTACTCGCGCATCCGATCGGCGAACTGATCGCCGGGCAGGACCACCAGGTCGGAGCCGAAGAACCGGATGAATCGACTGCGCTCGGCCCGCTGTAGTTCCCAGGCCTGGGCGAGCTTGTCCGGGTTGCGGAGGACCAGCCCTGGCTGACGCACAGCGAGGTCCGCCGCGATCCGTTCTATCTGCTGGCGCTGACCGGCGCGGAAGACCGCTGTCGAGCCGCTGATCAACCACTCCTGCCCGATGGGAACAAGGCGCGTGATCACAAACGAACGCCGGGGCATCTGGCGGAACACCGCAGGCCCCATGTTCGATCGCACCCGGTACCTCAGATCATCGATCAGGTTCACCATGATCAGTGCGTCACCGTCGCGAGCCTGGACCTCGAAGACGCCTTCGACTACCTCGCGCCACCCGAGGAGCAGGTCCCGTTCCTGTTCGGTCAGGTCCCGGCGGGCGGCGACGAATTCCTCGACCACGGTCCGACCATCGCGCAGCCGGTGCTGTAACACGAAGTAGTCGACGAACATGATCAACTGTTCATCGCTGGCCCTGGCCAGCTCCATCCCTTGGCGATGGAGTGCCTCGTGAAAGGCCTGGTCATAGCGCGACCGTTGAGAGAAGGTGACCAGTTCACTCTTGAGGTCACCACTACGCGCCACCAGATCCTCGGTCACCGCCACACCCTCCACCTGTCCGCCTCCCACTACCCTGCCGCACTG
Proteins encoded in this window:
- a CDS encoding TIGR02677 family protein produces the protein MAEETPPAQHPFAHLQAPNAALYRKVMLAFMRAKERFTVHLRPEDIALDLTHDLDAVVEALGRLEHWGNLRADPDTGRVTSVEDFHRARYLYQLTPAGQAAEQAIAVYEDAIGRRGVLQSVALADIATQLRALLALTGNGAELDAAKTHLLLISVAERFSGLADNAQAFMASLRRTIDFADNDVDAFLAYKERLISYIERFIADLANSGAEIADLALRIEAAGVEPLLEVAARREAADAVPDGIDDEADAAVAEAMRHWRNRWAGLRSWFISADSRRPSQARLLRSAAIGAITQLLGAVAVINERRSGRSDRSADFRALARWFAQAPDEAATHQLWRAAFGLGPSRHLTVTAQTLDEWAEQRVAAATPWAQAPPLAVSPQLRRTGSYERRGQPNRVIDRADARRLLLERAAQEAAQTAAARARLVTDGPVLLSHLGQLDPQAFRLFLGLLGDALSARGPHTKEVRTTTGDGTMEVRLTLVDDAGLVEIHTTDGVLSGPQHLIDITDLTRATVSR